Genomic window (Clarias gariepinus isolate MV-2021 ecotype Netherlands chromosome 4, CGAR_prim_01v2, whole genome shotgun sequence):
ttatttattattacacatGGCTTTATAAATGATCAATAATCATTATATATCGACAATAAAAGTTGGTGCATTCTGGACTTTCGCATATAACATTCAGGAATAGATCATACCTTTTGATTTCGAACTGAACAGTGCTTTAAACCTgagggacaaaataataatgataacgctgattaatactaatactactactaatactaataataataaagatgatGGTTGAGGTAAACAATcataaaaaatcaacagtagaaatcacaggtGTTTTTATTAGTAAAAATAACATAGCATTTCCACATGTAATTTCCACATGCAAAATGTGACAAGAATTCACAGGATtagaactaaacagctgtgtggctgTTAGAATAAAAAGATCACTTgttagggataaaaaaaaagcaatgcacccattatgcatagtgcccactgtacaagctttCTTACTACCTGAATGACCAGCTTCTTCCATCTATGAATTTTATCTACCCTGATGGCATGGCAGGATTCAAATTGTAAAGGCTGGTTCTGGAAGCACggggaatcattttcacacatgaattgggcACCACAATGTGTACAgtaattaaagttaaatgtgGTCAAACGAAATATTTAATTTGCCCAaactgtgtatatttgtgtaggCTCACCTTTTTTTAAGCagtctatttttcttcttttgtagaAACAAAATGTAGTGatgctgaataaaataaataaagcaaaaactaGGAGAAATAACTGCAGCATTGTACCTGTTATGAAGACAGAAAAGAGAGAACTGTGTGATCATAAAACACtcccaaaaatgtaaaataataataataataataataataatacaataaattcCAGAATTATTGACACCCTTCATGAAAACGGTCTAATCAAATGCGTAAAGCTCAGgctatacaatacaataaaaataacaaaatagatTTTCTATCGTTCATTTATTGATGAACCTGGTAAGAATGGCAGCACagcctctctctccctctgtagtATTGTATTAAGGGTTAAAGAAGGGATTTTGTACCACTCAGCCTAAATTCAACCTTCTGGCAGAGGCAGGAATATATATGACTAAAATGTTTTGAAACTGAATGGAGTTCATTATGCTCTGACTTCATCAAAACGCCCCTGGTGGACCACTGGCATCAAAACAGCCACATTCTCCTTATTCAATTTCCTGGCAAATATTCAACAGCTCaatgaattttaaatgataCTATGGCCCTGATAGAGTTCACTGGAAAGTTCAACTAAACTACCTATTTCTTTAAGGAGAGAATccctaagccaccgtgctgatatatatacatacacatatcaTACTTTTTTTGAAGGGTGTCAGTAACTCTGGAGTTAACTATAAATTTTATCATTCAAATTCTCATTATTCCATGTATAGCACATAGTACTTCAGTGCTATAAAAATAGAACAACATAATTTCAATAGGTAGGTAGATTATTCGAGGAGAGCGTACTGGTGGACAGTGCTGGAGTGTACAAGGTGCTTTGCTCTGGAGTATGAGAGACATAAGAGGTAGTCTGTGCGATGGTGTGAGAGAGGGTCTGTGTAGGTGGCTGAGAGGTGGTCTCCACAGGTGGAGGTGGTGTATGCTGCTGCATACATTTAAGGCACTGTCCTGTGAACCTGTCTGTGTTAACGCAAACAGTCCCTTTCACGCATTTACAAACCACATCCGCCACCGAGCTGCATGGACTCACCACCTGCAAGTGTAATTctaacacatttacacacacgaacacagaaagagagagagaaagagaaagagagaaagagagagagagagagagagagaaatataagTCTTTCCATGTATTAACCTTTATACCTTAGTCAGAGATCATTGCTATGTCTTAATAATGAAAGTTATTTTCTTATGCAGAATGACATTTTTGATGTCAGAATGACATCAACAGATGTAAAGGTGACAGTGATACCTGTTCTACAATCCATGAAGCAGGGAAAGCAGCTGTCCTCTTTGTTGGTCTTGTCAGTGAAGGTATCTTTAGGACATCTTGCACAGTTATTGCATGATAACCTGTACGTTCCTGCAGGGTAAAAAAGACCCGAGAAGAAAGatgatgagataaaaaaaaaatttgcaaagcAGTTACTGGAAGTGGTGTGCAACCTCAGACACATATGCACGGATACACCACACAGGTGATCAGATCTACTAAGATAGTAGCATTAAAGTTATAACTCCGCAGAATTAATCTAAATGGTGGGCAGCCAGTGTATGTTTGCATGCATGTAATACGCATGTAAAATTGAGCATAACTACAGTTACACCACATGATGGCACAGATAGGTGTACGGGGGAGTAAGTGTAAGTCTGTGGCAGACAGGTTTATGCTGACAGATGAGAGACAAGAACAGCAAAACAGGACGTTAAGCACACATAGAGACTAACCAAGCACTCTTCTAGAGAAGGAAGTGGTTTTGATGATGTGTCAGGCCATACTATTTCCCATCACAGAAAGAGGTAAGGGGATAAGCATACATTTCATGAACCCAAGTAAACCACAGCATTACTTTGGAAATATTATCTTAAGTATATAGATATGCTAGATTTAAACTGCACTAAAGTAattttatcctttttaaaaaaaaacaaaaaaaacaatgaattcatgtgtatgtgtgccatcagcactgaaacaatctgTAAGAGACAAACGATGCATTGCACACACTCAGGTGCTGTCTCACCTGCAGGACACTCTTTGCAAGAAGCTGCTCTGCGATGTCTAGTTTCAGCTTCCTGTTCAGTGCAAGCAATGGAGAAAAGCATGAGCGCTATATAAAGTtcaaacctgcaaaaaaaaaaccctgcatatGCTACAAAGAGATATAAAATGAACCTACTGAACATTAGACACATTTGCAACCTTTTTTTATACGTGACACTTAAAGAAGTTTGACAACAGACACCAACTATGGTATCACCGTTCCAAAATAATCACAGGAAATGATTACAAATGGGGAGGGCGGGTCTGTTTTCACGAATTTCTAAAAATTTGAAAAGCAAccagaaatgttttatattctacacATTTTACACTGAATATTTGTTTACGTATTAACATATTGTATAATAACCTTATGAATA
Coding sequences:
- the si:dkey-260g12.1 gene encoding tumor necrosis factor receptor superfamily member 26, which translates into the protein MKLLCVVTFILMNALTSSLPLEAETRHRRAASCKECPAGTYRLSCNNCARCPKDTFTDKTNKEDSCFPCFMDCRTELHLQVVSPCSSVADVVCKCVKGTVCVNTDRFTGQCLKCMQQHTPPPPVETTSQPPTQTLSHTIAQTTSYVSHTPEQSTLYTPALSTSTMLQLFLLVFALFILFSITTFCFYKRRKIDCLKKGLKHCSVRNQKEENKAMSSEINKPNNKLHSQDPHAQTTSTTETDCPNPQPASRDQPPPASGNLGPLHIYGAGTVFVSLLNQFGLNGGDKDEDDLRQQPLNNSEMHCPQSPTIPLSKEEKNKDISYISFPFQEQGKECHMSKEEGL